From one Xyrauchen texanus isolate HMW12.3.18 chromosome 17, RBS_HiC_50CHRs, whole genome shotgun sequence genomic stretch:
- the LOC127657768 gene encoding tyrosine-protein phosphatase non-receptor type 23-like isoform X2: MEAVPRMPMIWLDLKEAGDFQFSPTIREFILKNYGEDPDNYNEQLKKLEQLRQSAVNVTRDFEGCSMLRKYFGQLHYLQSRVPLGSGQEAAVPISWTEIFSGKTMTHDDICYEQACILYNLGALHSMLGAMDNRVSEEGMKVSCTHFQCSAGAFTYLRDHFSQNFSVDMSHQILNLNINLMLGQAQECLLEKSMLDNRKSFLVARISAQVVDYYKEACRALENSETASMLGKIQKDWKKLVQMKIYYFAAIAHLHMGKQAEEQQKYGERVAYLQSSLDKLTEAIELAKSQPDNVQEALRFTMDVIGGKLNSAKTDNDFIYHESVPSLDSLTSVKGAPLVKALPVNPTDPSVTGPDIFAKLVPMSAHEASSLYSEEKAKLLRDVMAKIDSKNETLEQFMDSLGLDPDSVDNMEMYNNIPSVLMEKCAALSVRPDNVKNLIQSMQVLSGVFTDVEATLREIRDVLNEDEAGERSLEEAAGKQTVPEWPASLAELRRDLEKYLEAHEKASFTNTELHRAMNLHISNLRLLGGPLDTLSEALPRPQLSEDEMAGLQSMKRILAKVQEMRNQRRSLEKQLRDLIQQDDITTALVTTERADMKKLFEEQLKKYEQVKVYIDQNLAAQENILKALTEANVQYATVRKGLAETELKWNNTVQMLVASYEAYEDLMKKSQEGKEFYEDLEAKASCLLGRAKTVCNARKEERQAITEKELKNKAPQRSTAHKPPQKKGQGVDPANLDDPELAQLTAAILALGGDLPEELLSMPPEFTISPSSHPSTLSTVTASSVLHWPGTGSSLLYASHRFPPNLPSPEFLAQTSHFPSRPLSQTFIHNLPQPSLPQQHFPQLPNPQLPNPQALSPHLVPGYYPPTSQNKPGPPSTLVRLSTTTVDSVQTPIPSYSPASAQAVMPHSALHQPVPSPAPHQLVPPPVPSVYTAAHHMTPHVQHMQQPGVPISQTPQAMPIPQQQPQPQQLIAQQGGQSQPQPFYPPVPAQQQMRRPLTGPQPPQQTQPQFPQYIAQTRQPGPPNFQQSPIQGQFASNMQSASAAHVHHHQGYPPVSFVPNSQTIQMKNVTQSQMPYHGLPPQMPPSSQPVPPVSMPHLAHVNQQIPPAFQILPVNQQLPCAPHLQIPPPSHNFAPALHMQEPPASKQMPPPHQPQMLLPSTRMSSPSHPQIPPHQSKHQPAYSAAVPVQPQIPHTPLSTRIHMHPGTLSSQHQNHSHPPNIPQPCPPALPQNIYIFQQTCPPGSATMSYQGSVPMVPNQSVASQQPQSQPETSQPIAPQQIPPGGPISYAVQQGGNMSTGTIQHPSAAVTPGPQALPQGVIPPSSGAPGAPQHKVLPSPAPPPSLSPSPPSMCMVPSPTLTSVGRTALPQSSVTAPTSSGPMPPPDSTLFQHQNSSTDDLLSSSPESQHGSTKDTANVLLPTKADPQGEHHRKKAEGVRLIQGDPYQAPERVSKLSTELGQFRSTVQSLERPSGEGGLSELDARWKELQEQQEKDARELSIAIARCYTMKNRHQDVMPYDSNRVVLCSGKDDYINASFIEDLSPYCPRLIATQAPLTGTAADFWLMVYEQKVSVIVMLVSEQELEKKVLRYFPSERGQQLAQGPITLTLTTQKSTPTHMERMIGLQYRDQSLRRTIIHLQFTSWPELGLPESKSNLIHFIQEVHGHYLLQRPLHTPVVVHCSSGVGRTGAFCLLYAALQEIEAGNGIPDLIQLVRKMRQQRKNMLQEKLHLKFCHEAVLKHTEQVLQRHGILTSPCTKIPNNTAVKSYSQQESTDIVLGADMPISTIQATIAKLSIRPPSFDHEQEPTLEEMASASEVPRIWVPESTDMSVQPSQDPLSFKTIPDSISSALSCTSSPGKSPSPPSDQGNEFIGSTPAFPILNHHQSTEEPPAAPSPPTSSSLDLLASLTPEAFTLDSSHRGKQRINKQSFLQSQEGKGLQGPPEGDDPLSSLDPLWTLNKS, translated from the exons AGTGCTGTGAACGTCACACGTGACTTTGAGGGGTGCAGTATGTTAAGAAAGTACTTCGGGCAGTTGCACTATCTGCAAAGTCGTGTGCCTCTTGGATCGGGGCAGGAAGCTGCTGTCCCTATATCCTG GACAGAGATATTTTCTGGGAAGACCATGACCCATGATGACATTTGCTATGAGCAAGCCTGCATCCTTTATAATTTGG GAGCTCTACATTCAATGCTGGGAGCCATGGACAACAGGGTGTCTGAAGAG GGAATGAAAGTGTCCTGCACACACTTCCAATGCTCAGCTGGAGCATTCACCTACCTGAGGGATCACTTCAGCCAAAACTTCAGTGTGGACATGAGCCACCAGATCCTTAATCTCAACATTAACCTCATGCTG GGCCAGGCTCAAGAGTGCTTGTTGGAAAAATCTATGTTGGACAACAGAAAGAGCTTCCTTGTTGCCCGCATAAGTGCACAG GTGGTGGACTATTACAAAGAGGCATGCAGAGCACTGGAGAACTCTGAAACTGCTTCAATGTTGGGAAAGATACAGAAAGACTGGAAGAAATTAGTGCAAATGAAGATTTACTACTTTGCTGCAATTGCACAT TTGCACATGGGTAAACAGGCTGAAGAGCAGCAAAAGTATGGAGAGAGG GTTGCTTACCTTCAAAGCTCTCTAGACAAACTCACTGAGGCCATTGAGCTGGCTAAGAGTCAGCCAGACAATGTACAGGAAGCCCTTAGATTCACCATGGATGTCATTGGGGGAAA ATTGAATTCTGCCAAGACAGACAATGACTTCATTTACCATGAATCTGTGCCATCTTTGGATTCATTGACCTCAGTGAAAG GTGCCCCGTTAGTCAAAGCCCTGCCTGTGAACCCAACAGACCCCAGTGTCACTGGcccagacatttttgcaaaattggtGCCAATGTCTGCCCATGAGGCCTCCTCTCTGTACAG TGAAGAGAAGGCCAAGCTGCTACGGGATGTCATGGCAAAAATAGACAGCAAAAATGAGACATTAGA ACAGTTTATGGACTCTCTCGGTCTGGACCCAGACTCAGTGGATAATATGGAGATGTATAATAACATTCCATCGGTGCTTATGGAAAAATGTGCAGCATTGAGTGTCAGACCTGATAATGTGAAAAACCTCATTCAGTCAATGCAGG TCCTGTCAGGTGTGTTCACTGACGTAGAAGCCACTCTACGGGAGATTCGGGATGTGTTGAATGAGGATGAGGCAGGGGAGCGAAGCCTGGAGGAGGCTGCTGGGAAGCAGACTGTACCAGAATGGCCTGCATCCCTGGCCGAGCTGCGAAGGGACCTGGAGAAGTATTTGGAAGCTCACGAGAAAGCCAGCTTCACCAACACAGAACTTCATCGGGCTATGAATCTGCACATCAGCAATCTTAGACTCCTTGGTGGACCACTGGACACACTTAGTGAGGCATTGCCAAGGCCTCAACTTAGTGAGG ATGAGATGGCAGGTCTCCAGAGTATGAAGAGGATTCTGGCTAAAGTGCAAGAGATGCGGAATCAACGAAGATCTCTGGAGAAGCAGCTCAGGGACCTCATCCAACAGGACGACATCACTACTGCTCTAGTCACAACTGAACGTGCTGACATGAAG AAACTGTTTGAGGAACAGCTTAAGAAATATGagcaagtaaaagtatacattgACCAAAACCTGGCGGCTCAGGAGAATATTCTGAAAGCACTGACAGAGGCTAATGTCCAGTATGCAACAGTGCGCAAGGGCCTGGCAGAAACTGAACTCAA ATGGAACAACACTGTACAGATGCTTGTGGCCTCCTATGAGGCATATGAAGACCTAATGAAGAAATCCCAAGAGGGAAAAGAGTTTTATGAAGATTTGGAAGCCAAAGCCTCATGTTTACTGGGAAgagccaaaactgtctgcaatGCCCGAAAGGAGGAGAGACAGGCCATTACGGAAAA AGAGCTCAAAAATAAGGCTCCTCAAAGATCCACCGCTCACAAGCCACCCCAGAAGAAAGGCCAAGGTGTGGATCCTGCCAACTTAGATGACCCTGAACTTGCCCAGCTAACTGCTGCTATCCTAGCACTTGGTGGGGATCTACCTGAAGAACTACTGAGCATGCCTCCTGAATTTACCATTTCACCTTCTAGTCATCCTTCTACACTTTCCACAGTCACTGCTAGCTCTGTTCTGCACTGGCCTGGAACTGGCTCGTCTTTACTCTACGCATCACATCGATTTCCCCCAAATTTACCCTCTCCTGAATTTCTCGCACAAACGTCCCATTTCCCTTCACGTCCCCTGTCTCAGACTTTTATTCACAATCTTCCCCAACCTTCTTTGCCACAGCAGCACTTCCCACAGCTGCCTAATCCACAGTTGCCCAACCCTCAGGCTCTTTCGCCACATCTTGTGCCTGGGTACTACCCTCCAACTTCACAGAACAAACCTGGCCCACCCAGTACTCTTGTCCGACTTTCCACCACAACAGTGGATAGTGTTCAGACACCTATTCCTAGCTACAGTCCTGCATCTGCCCAGGCAGTAATGCCTCACTCTGCCCTACATCAACCTGTGCCTTCCCCTGCCCCACACCAACTGGTGCCACCACCTGTGCCATCAGTATATACAGCAGCGCATCATATGACACCCCATGTCCAGCACATGCAACAGCCTGGTGTTCCCATCAGCCAAACTCCACAGGCAATGCCGATTCCTCAGCAACAGCCCCAGCCTCAACAGCTAATTGCTCAGCAAGGTGGTCAAAGCCAACCACAGCCATTTTATCCACCTGTACCAGCTCAACAGCAAATGCGCAGACCTTTAACTGGGCCTCAACCTCCACAGCAAACTCAGCCTCAGTTCCCTCAGTACATAGCACAAACAAGACAACCTGGACCACCAAACTTTCAGCAATCTCCAATTCAAGGGCAGTTTGCATCCAATATGCAGTCTGCTTCAGCTGCCCATGTGCATCACCATCAGGGTTATCCCCCTGTCTCGTTTGTGCCGAATTCCCAAACAATACAAATGAAAAATGTCACCCAGAGTCAAATGCCCTATCATGGATTGCCTCCACAAATGCCACCATCCTCTCAGCCAGTGCCCCCTGTGTCGATGCCACACTTAGCCCATGTCAATCAGCAAATTCCCCCTGCTTTCCAAATACTTCCTGTCAATCAGCAATTGCCCTGTGCTCCTCACCTTCAAATACCCCCACCTTCTCATAATTTTGCCCCTGCACTCCATATGCAGGAACCTCCAGCTTCAAAACAGATGCCTCCTCCCCACCAGCCACAAATGCTTCTGCCATCCACTCGCATGTCATCCCCTTCCCATCCACAAATCCCTCCCCATCAGTCCAAACACCAGCCAGCGTACTCGGCTGCCGTTCCAGTTCAACCTCAGATACCCCATACCCCACTCTCAACACGGATACATATGCACCCAGGCACACTTTCTTCACAGCACCAAAACCACTCCCATCCTCCCAACATTCCCCAGCCCTGTCCTCCAGCACTCCCCCAAAATATCTACATATTTCAGCAGACCTGTCCTCCTGGCTCTGCAACTATGAGTTATCAAGGAAGTGTCCCTATGGTTCCCAACCAGTCTGTGGCCTCTCAACAACCTCAATCCCAGCCGGAAACTTCACAGCCTATAGCCCCACAACAGATACCCCCAGGAGGCCCTATATCTTATGCTGTTCAACAAGGTGGGAATATGTCAACTGGAACAATACAGCATCCCTCAGCAGCTGTCACCCCAGGGCCCCAGGCTCTCCCTCAAGGCGTGATCCCTCCATCCTCAGGAGCACCAGGGGCCCCACAGCACAAAGTACTTCCTTCTCCTGCCCCACCACCTTCTCTCTCTCCTAGCCCTCCTTCAATGTGTATGGTCCCATCTCCTACTCTCACCTCAGTTGGAAGAACAGCTCTACCGCAGTCCTCAGTAACAGCCCCAACCTCTAGTGGTCCCATGCCTCCACCTGACTCCACCCTGTTTCAGCACCAGAACTCTAGTACTGATGACTTGCTCTCCTCAAGCCCAGAGAGCCAGCATGGAAGCACCAAGGACACTGCCAATGTCTTACTACCCACCAAAGCTGATCCTCAGGGAGAGCATCACAGAAAAAAAGCAGAGGGTGTGAGACTTATCCAGGGTGACCCTTACCAAGCACCAGAGAGGGTCTCAAAGCTCAGCACAGAGCTGGGACAGTTTCGATCAACAGTCCAATCCTTAGAGCGTCCATCAGGGGAGGGAGGTCTGTCAGAACTTGATGCTCGATGGAAAGAACTGCAGGAGCAGCAGGAGAAGGATGCTCGGGAACTATCAATCGCCATTGCACGCTGCTACACCATGAAGAACCGCCATCAGGACGTGATGCCTTATGACTCCAATCGTGTCGTTTTGTGCTCTGGTAAAGACGACTACATCAACGCCAGCTTCATTGAAGACCTGTCTCCATACTGCCCCCGCCTCATTGCAACACAGGCCCCTCTCACTGGCACTGCAGCCGACTTTTGGCTCATGGTTTATGAGCAAAAGGTTTCTGTAATTGTCATGCTTGTGTCGGAGCAAGAGTTGGAAAAG aAGGTGTTGCGGTACTTTCCATCAGAGAGGGGTCAACAGCTTGCCCAGGGACCAATCACTCTCACACTGACTACCCAAAAGAGTACTCCAACCCATATGGAGCGTATGATAGGACTACAGTATCGGGACCAGAGTCTGAGACGCACTATCATTCACCTTCAGTTTACTTCATGGCCTGAACT GGGTCTTCCAGAGAGTAAAAGCAACCTTATACATTTCATTCAAGAAGTCCATGGGCATTACCTACTTCAGCGCCCACTTCACACTCCAGTTGTAGTGCATTGCAG CTCTGGCGTTGGTCGTACTGGTGCTTTTTGCCTGCTTTATGCAGCGCTTCAAGAAATTGAGGCTGGCAATGGTATACCAGATCTGATCCAACTGGTGAGGAAGATGAGGCAGCAGAGGAAGAACATGCTGCAAGAAAAG CTTCACCTCAAATTTTGCCATGAAGCCGTTCTAAAACATACAGAGCAGGTTCTGCAGCGCCACGGCATCCTAACGTCCCCTTGCACCAAGATCCCAAACAACACTGCAGTGAAG TCATATTCCCAACAGGAATCTACAGACATTGTTCTGGGTGCAGACATGCCTATTAGCACCATACAGGCCACCATAGCTAAACTAAGCATTCGACCACCGAGTTTTGATCACGAACAAGAGCCCACCCTAGAGGAGATGGCCTCTGCATCTGAAGTGCCAAGAATATGGGTCCCTGAATCTACAGATATGTCAGTTCAACCATCTCAGGACCCTCTTTCTTTTAAGACGATCCCTGATTCCATCAGTTCCGCCCTCTCTTGCACTTCCTCTCCAGGCAAATCACCATCACCTCCCAGTGATCAAGGGAATGAGTTCATTGGGTCCACACCTGCCTTCCCCATCTTAAATCACCACCAGTCCACTGAAGAACCTCCTGCTGCCCCCTCTCCACCCACTTCTTCATCTCTGGACCTGCTGGCTTCTCTCACACCTGAAGCCTTCACGTTGGACAGCAGCCATCGAGGCAAACAGCGGATCAACAAGCAGAGCTTCCTTCAGTCGCAGGAGGGCAAAGGCCTTCAGGGGCCTCCAGAGGGAGACGATCCGCTTAGTAGCTTGGATCCTCTCTGGACACTCAACAAAAGCTGA